Proteins encoded in a region of the Raphanus sativus cultivar WK10039 chromosome 8, ASM80110v3, whole genome shotgun sequence genome:
- the LOC108821398 gene encoding indole-3-pyruvate monooxygenase YUCCA2: MEFLTETLGKRVHDPFMEESRCLFIHEPIIVGSGPSGLAVAACLKSRDMSSLILERSNCIASLWQLKTYDRLRLHLPKQFCELPLMPFPSCYPTYPTKQQFVEYLESYTEHFGLKPVFNQTVEEAKFDRQCGLWRVRTAGRKNEETSEYISRWLVVATGENAEEVIPDIDGIVSFGGPILHTSSYKSGEMFGKKKVLVVGCGNSGMEVCLDLCNFNAHPCLVVRDSVHILPQEMLGISTFGISTSLLKWFPVQVVDRFLLSMSRLVLGDTDRLGLIRPKLGPLERKIKCGKTPVLDVGTLAKIRSGHIKVYPELKRVIQHSAEFVDGSVDNFDAIILATGYKSNVPMWLKGMDMFFEKDGFPRQSFPNGWKGDRGLYAVGFTRLGLLGAAIDAKKIADDIVQQNKVSFSRPQHC; this comes from the exons ATGGAGTTTTTAACAGAAACACTAGGGAAGAGAGTCCATGATCCTTTTATGGAGGAATCAAGATGTTTATTCATCCACGAGCCAATCATTGTTGGTTCTGGACCATCTGGGCTGGCAGTGGCGGCCTGTCTGAAGTCTAGAGACATGTCTAGTTTAATTCTAGAACGTTCTAATTGCATTGCCTCATTATGGCAACTCAAAACATATGATCGTCTCCGGCTTCATCTCCCTAAACAATTCTGTGAGCTTCCTTTAATGCCTTTCCCTTCATGCTACCCTACATACCCTACAAAGCAGCAGTTCGTAGAATACCTTGAATCCTATACCGAACACTTCGGCTTAAAGCCTGTTTTCAACCAAACAGTGGAAGAGGCGAAGTTCGATAGACAGTGCGGTTTATGGAGGGTGAGGACTGCCGGAAGAAAAAATGAGGAGACATCGGAGTATATTTCTCGGTGGCTTGTTGTGGCGACAGGGGAAAATGCGGAGGAGGTCATTCCGGACATTGATGGAATAGTTAGTTTCGGTGGCCCAATCCTCCACACAAGCTCTTATAAGAGTGGTGAAATGTTTGGAAAGAAGAAGGTTTTGGTCGTGGGATGTGGAAATTCCGGCATGGAAGTGTGCTTAGATCTTTGCAACTTCAATGCTCATCCTTGCCTTGTGGTTCGTGACTCG GTGCACATATTACCTCAAGAAATGCTTGGTATATCAACTTTTGGAATATCCACGAGCCTGTTAAAGTGGTTTCCAGTGCAAGTGGTTGACCGGTTCTTGTTAAGTATGTCTCGACTAGTTCTTGGAGATACGGATCGATTGGGACTTATTCGGCCAAAACTAGGTCCTCTTGAACGAAAGATCAAATGCGGAAAGACTCCTGTTTTGGACGTTGGCACACTCGCCAAAATCCGAAGTGGACACATCAAG gtgTACCCGGAGTTGAAACGGGTAATACAACATTCGGCAGAGTTTGTTGATGGGAGCGTGGATAACTTCGATGCCATTATACTCGCTACGGGTTACAAAAGCAATGTACCCATGTGGCTAAAG gGAATGGACATGTTTTTTGAGAAAGATGGATTCCCGCGACAATCTTTTCCTAATGGATGGAAAGGCGACAGAGGTCTGTATGCAGTTGGTTTCACAAGGCTCGGGTTGCTTGGTGCAGCCATTGATGCTAAGAAGATTGCTGATGATATTGTTCAACAAAATAAAGTATCATTTTCTCGTCCCCAGCATTGTTAG